The DNA region GGGCGTATTCCCCACACGGACGGACCTCCCGCCGCCCACCTTCACCTTCACACCCTCCAGGACGCCGCTGCCGAGTTTCACGCCGTCCATTACCCCGACCTTTATCAGCTGTTCGGGCGAGACAGGCGTCTTTCACGGTCCGTTGATCGTACGGGACAATTTCATGCGCATGGGCGTGTTCAACAATACCGGTCACACGCTGACGGTGGCGCAGTTGTACGTGGAGTGGAACCATGATACGGGTCATCGCGGAAGCGACCCGTCCCTGAGATTGAGTCAGATCCTGTTCGCCAATCAAGCCTGGCAGGGCGACATCCACGCCCCCTCGGCATTCATCCCCGGCTATTACCCGACGATCCCGCAGGGCGAATCGACCATCGAGTTCCGCTTCCATCAGAACTACAACATCGAAGACGGCACCGAGCGCATCATCATCACGATCGGCACGCCCGGGTGTGTCAACTATCCCATCGACTCGAGAAAATGAACGCGTTGAACAAAAAAGAGAAGGGGCAAAGCCTGGTCGAGTTGGCGATCAGTCTGCCGATCATCCTTTTGATATTGCTCGGCTCGGTGGATTTCGGCATGGCGCTTTTTTCCTACGCCATCCTGCGGGATGCGGCGCAGGAAGGCGCGCTGTATGCCTCGTTCAACCCGGCAAATGAAGCGGAGATCGAGAACCGCGCCCGCAACATCCTGCCGCGCGAGGAGGAGATCGGCATCTTTTCCTCACCCGTGGAACTGCGGGACACCGAACTCGTGCTGGTGGACATCCGCACGACCGGCGGCGCCTGTCAGGGGATCACGGGCGGAGCCGCCAACAGCATCGAAGTGCGCGTGATCTATGATTACCCCATCCTGATGCCATTTACAGGGAACGTCATCGGCTCAGACACCATCCGGCTGACCGGCTCCGCCACCAATGTCATCCTGCAACCGCCATGTCAATGAAACGTTCTCATTCACTTCCCTCCCTGCCCGGTGAAAAAGGGCAAGCCATCATCCTGATCATCTTCTCGGTCATCGGGCTGCTCGGCATGGCTGCGCTCGCCATAGACGGCGGGAATGCCTACATCGACAGCCGCCGGGCGGAGACCGCCGCATCCGCCGCTGCGTTGACCGCCGCGCTGACGCGCATCGAGGGCGGGAACTGGCGCGCGGCGGCGCTCGCCACTGCCGCCGCGAACGGCTACACCAACGACGGCGTGACCAGCATCGTCGAACTGAACACCCCGCCGCTCAGCGGACCGTACATCGGCAATGCCGAATACATCGAGGTCATCATCACCTCCCACCTGCGGACCTATTTCGGTTCGGTCATCGGCTTCCCGACCATCACCAGCGTCGTCAACGTGATCTCGCATTCCAAGCCGGCGGAGGTCGGGGAAATGTTCAACGGCTACGCCCTCGTCAGCCTCGCGCCGGCAAGCGATTGCGACGAGCAGATCTCATTCTCCGTGCACGGCGAATCCACCATCAACTTCGAAGGCGGCGGGTTGTTCGTCAACTCCAGCAATCCGCAGTGCGCCTTCATTTCGTACGGCAATGGCAGCATTCGCGTGAGGGACAACAGCCCGATCACCATCGTCGGCGGCGCAGATGTGCAGAAACCGCAGCTGATCACCCCCTATCCCTTCCAGACCGGCACAGCCTTCATGCCGTACCCGCCGCCGTACGAACTGCCCAAGTTCGGGTGCGGTGAAAAAATGGCGGAGATCAACGAAGACTTCCCACACATCATGTCCGCCGGCAACTGGGAGGAGGATATCTTCCCGCCCGAAGGCGTGACCTTCCTGGAGGGCGGCGTGTACTGCATCGGCGGCGACTTCATTTTCGACAGCGGCACCCTGGAAGGCAGCCACGTGACCTTCATTGTGGATGGCGATGTAAAGTTCGGCAGCACCGCCGAGATCGACCTGAGCGCCCCCATGACTGGGGACCATGCCGGATTGCTGCTCTACATGCCGATGGGAAACCGCGGGGTGATGCACCTGAACGGAAATACCAACTCCATGTTCACAGGCATGATCCTCGCCCCGTCCGCCTACATCCGCATCAACGGACCGGATTCGGTGCACGGCGCAACGTACCACAGCCAGATCGTCGGCTACCGCATCGAGTCGAACGGACAGAGCAACATCGTCATCAAATACAAGGACGAGCAGAACCTCGACAGCATCAAAATGCCCGAGGTAACCCTGGTAAAATAGCCCCGAATCTTACAGAAATGTAAGTGTTGCAGGATGCTCACACACTTAAACAGACCGATGGAAATGGTATATAATCGTTCCTGATATGCAATTCAGGCGATTCTTCATAACAATCCCCCCTTCGCCACAACTGAATGATCGCCGTCCAAGCAGTACCAATGTCGGATACATCCTGATTTGAATCCGGACTACAAGTGAGCCGTAAGGATGAGAGATACACTGAAAAAATTATTCCAATCATCCAAAGCGACCACCGCTCTGCCCCATAAATCAAGGGCGCAGAGTCTGGTGGAATTTGCGATTTCCCTGCCGATCCTGATCCTGTTGCTGACCGGCATGGTGGAATTCGGCTTCATGTTGAACACCTACCTCTCGGTGCAGGATGCAGCGCGCTCCACCGCCCGCAGGTACAGCACCATCAACCCGTACAACCCGGACGGTTCCGACAACCCAGCCTTCTTTCAGGATGCCGCCCAATATCTCGCCGAACTGATGGCGCCTTCCAACGACCCCGGCGCACGCCAGCTCGAAATGGACCCGAACCGCGATAATGTGCTGGTATCCCTGATCGGCGTGCAGGTGGACGAATCGACCGAGCCCGCCACCATCAGCACCATCTTCAGGCATGCCGACACCAGCGGCGCGGCATATTACAAACTTTTCAACCAGACCAACCCGCCGACACGCTACACCGACGCGAGCATCGAGGAATACATGACCGCCGACGGCAGCCAGCCCGTGGATACGGGCTTCCTGATCATCGAAGTCCATTACGGCTATGAGGGCACGCTCAACCTCCCATGGACGCGCCCCTTCATGTCGCCGGAGGAACCTGCCATGATGTACATCTCCGTCATCATGCCGACCATTTATGCCAAGCCGTTGTTGAACAGCGAATAAAGCCTTTTATTTTATATTGGAATCATTATGAGCATGGACTATTACAGAAAACTACTGAAAAGATCGGAGCGCGGACAGGCGATCGTCCTGATCATCTTCGCCTTTGTCGGGCTTGTGGCGATGGTCGGGCTGGTGACCGACACCGGCTTGGTGCTGATCGAGTACGGCAAGCTCAAACGGAGCGTGGATGCCGCCGCCATTGCCGCCGCCCAGGAATACCGCCCCGACCCGGACACCGGCGATCTTAACGTTGCCATGATGGAAAACGCGGCAGGCAATATGCTGCGCTTGAATCAAACCGAGAACGTCAGCAATATTACCGTTGCGACCTGTGAGGACGCGGCGGACGTGCGCCCGACCTTGTGCAACCCCGACCCGGTAGGCAACCCGGTCAACAACCGCAAATTGGTCGAGGTGACCGCCAATGCGGAGGTGCCGCTGGCATTCCTCAAGGTGCTTGGCATCCGCAGTGTGACGCTGAACGCCAGCGCCGTGGGTGAAGCGGCGACGATTGACCTCGTGCTGGTCATCGACACCTCCGGAAGTATGGCATACGAGACGGACGGCAATCTGGCATCCAGCCCGGGAGATAACCCCGAGGCATGCAATGCCGCCGACAACTGCGAGCCACTGCGCCGCGTCAAGGATGTCGCGCTCGAGTTCGTGGATTCACTGATCTACTTCGGCTACGACCGCGTCTCTGTCATCGCGATGACCGGGCAGACGCCCGGCGCCGACCGCGACCCGGTCGAGGTCCTGCCGCTGACCTTCAGCCGCGACGGCATTTTGTATTCCATCGATACCCTGAAGGTCTTTCAGCCCCACAGGTGCGACCTCGATCTTGAGGAAGGCGAATCGCCCGCGCCCGGCGAGTGCCTGCTATTCATCGATAACAACTTTGAAAGAGCGTTTTGCCATATCTATGAACAATATGGCAACGATTACTGGGCCGACCCATCCTCCTGCCCGTCCAGCAATATCGGCGGGACATTAAAGCTCGCCCAACATGCCCTCTCCGGCAGCGGCGACGAAAACAACCAGCGTCCTGAGTCGCTGTGGGTGGTGGTCGTGCTTGCCTCCGGACCGGCAAATGCCACCGACGCGACCGAAGACTATCCCTTCGGTTTTTGCCCGCCCAACACCTGGCTGCTCAGCCAACAACAGGATCCCTGGTGCCGCGACCCCTACCCCAGCACGCGCCACAGCGCAGACGACCCGCTGGTGATGTACCCCAACCCGCACCCGGATTATGATCAGGAACCCTTCCTGATCTCCTTATACGATGCGGAAGACTACGCGCGCGACATGGCGGATAACCTTGCCGCGATGAAGACCGGCACCGGCGTGACCATCTATACCATCGGGCTGGGCAATCAGATTCAAAGTCCGCCACGAGGCAATGGGTTCCAGATCATCCCCAATGAACCTCCGCCCGCTGAATTCCTGCTCGAATACATTGCCGAGGAAGCAGGCAACACCCTCAACCCGAATATCAACCACGGAAATTATTTTTTCGCGCCCACCAGCCAGACGCTGCGCAACATCTTTGATATCATTGCAAGGAACATCGCGACCAAGATCTCGCAATAGCGGCAGCCTTTATTCAATATGGAGTTCATTATGAATCATTCATCCAAAAATTATTATCCGCCGCCCAAACGGGCGCAAGCCATGGTGGAATTTGCGCTGATCATCCCCATCCTGCTGCTGCTATTGGTGGGCTTGCTTGAGTTCGGGCGCCTGTTCTACGCCTGGCTGATCGTGGAAAACTCGACCCGTTTCGGGCTGCGCTATGCCACTGCGGGCACATATGAGCCAAGTTACTGTTCTGATCCAAATTATGTTCCACAAGATGGCTCTCCATGTGCCGAAAGCAAAAAAGATACGGAGATCAAGGGCGCACGCCAGCCTTCCATTTGGGATGAAACCAGGCGTGTGATCATCGGTTTTTCCACAAAACAAAACCAATACCAATATGACAAAGATGGCAATGTACGACCCGACTATGTCGGTGGTATAACAAAGAATGATGTTGACTACCTCAATATTACGGTTTGCGCGGGTCCTGAACCGGACGCATCCGTCGCCGACCCGGTTGGGCAGATCATCAACCGCCCGCAAATGGGAAGTCCGGTCCGATATGCGGAATGCACCACTTTAGGCGGAGGCACGAACGGAAGCGCTGGAGACCCCGGCGATATCGTCATTGTTGCCACGGATTACAATTTCACATTCATTGTCCTGCCCATCTTCGGCATCCAGCCGGAGATGATCCATCTTGCTTCCTACCGCGTGGGGCGCAACGAGACCTTTGAAAGCGCGCAGATCATGAACTTCCCCCCCCCCGATCCTGACGATGGCGGCGGCGGCTTTGTGTATAACACCCCCACCAATACGCCCACGCCTTCACACACGCCGACCAATACGTTCACGCCGACCAACACGCCGACGCGCACGCCGACTTGGACACCGTCGATCACGTCCACGCCCACCATCACGCGCACCCCGACCATGACGCGCACGCCGACCAACACGCCGGTGCCGTCCTGCAATCTCATCTCCATCAACCGCATCCGCTTTAACAGCAACTTCCTCGACGCGCGCGTGCGTAACAACAATTTCTCGCCCGCTTATCTGGTCGGCTCCACAGTGAGTTTTTCGCCCTCGCCCTTGAGCGGCAGGACCTTCGATTACTTCCAATTTGCCACACGCTATTACGACCCATCCAATACGATGAACGCCTCGCCCATCAGTTACAACGGACTGCCCGGCGCGCCAAACAGCGAGATCATCAACGGCGGCGGCGCACAGAGAGAGCACCGTGCGCGTTTTACCAACACCGCTTGGAACGGCATCTGGAACGTCAGCCTGGTCTTTGAGTTCCCCGGCTGGGGCACCTGCGTGGTCAACGCCAGCATCAATAACTTCACCCCCACCCCCACGCTGACCTACACCCCGTCGCGCACCCCGACCATCACGAACACCCCGCTGCCGTCGCGCACCCCGACCATCACGTATACCCCGTCGCGCACGCCGACCGTCTCGCGCACGCCGACCCCCTCGCGCACACCGACGCCTTCGAACACCCCGACCCGCACGCTGACCCCGTCGCGCACGCCGACACGTACCCCAACGGTCATCCTGCCATCGCCGACACGCACACCGACACGGACACCGACACGCACGCCGACGAACACACCGTTCTGTACGGACTGCTAACAAACTTCTGAGCGAAAAAAAGTACCGCCAACCTTCAAAACGGCTGGCGGTACTTTTACGGTATAATCCCACCAATTAACGAAAGGAGGCGTACCGAAAAAAACAAACCGGGAAAGACAGCGCATGGACTTTGACGACATAGACCGTCAGAGTTGACGAGGACCAGGGTTCTCCATTGCGAAATGGAGTTATCCCTCACCCCAGCCCTCTACCCTTACGGGCACACGTCCCAATGGGAGAGGGAGTCAAAGTGAAGCGATGACGGGTGAGGAAGAAAATCGAGAGATCAGCGGAAGCCCTGCGGGTATGCCATACCCCGATCCATCTTTCCCTCCAAGAAAAACTTTGCCCATAACGCCCGGCAGGCAACTGCAGGGACAAAACGGCAAAGGGTGGCACACATACAAACA from Anaerolineales bacterium includes:
- a CDS encoding TadE/TadG family type IV pilus assembly protein — encoded protein: MNALNKKEKGQSLVELAISLPIILLILLGSVDFGMALFSYAILRDAAQEGALYASFNPANEAEIENRARNILPREEEIGIFSSPVELRDTELVLVDIRTTGGACQGITGGAANSIEVRVIYDYPILMPFTGNVIGSDTIRLTGSATNVILQPPCQ
- a CDS encoding VWA domain-containing protein; translation: MDYYRKLLKRSERGQAIVLIIFAFVGLVAMVGLVTDTGLVLIEYGKLKRSVDAAAIAAAQEYRPDPDTGDLNVAMMENAAGNMLRLNQTENVSNITVATCEDAADVRPTLCNPDPVGNPVNNRKLVEVTANAEVPLAFLKVLGIRSVTLNASAVGEAATIDLVLVIDTSGSMAYETDGNLASSPGDNPEACNAADNCEPLRRVKDVALEFVDSLIYFGYDRVSVIAMTGQTPGADRDPVEVLPLTFSRDGILYSIDTLKVFQPHRCDLDLEEGESPAPGECLLFIDNNFERAFCHIYEQYGNDYWADPSSCPSSNIGGTLKLAQHALSGSGDENNQRPESLWVVVVLASGPANATDATEDYPFGFCPPNTWLLSQQQDPWCRDPYPSTRHSADDPLVMYPNPHPDYDQEPFLISLYDAEDYARDMADNLAAMKTGTGVTIYTIGLGNQIQSPPRGNGFQIIPNEPPPAEFLLEYIAEEAGNTLNPNINHGNYFFAPTSQTLRNIFDIIARNIATKISQ
- a CDS encoding TadE/TadG family type IV pilus assembly protein; this translates as MNHSSKNYYPPPKRAQAMVEFALIIPILLLLLVGLLEFGRLFYAWLIVENSTRFGLRYATAGTYEPSYCSDPNYVPQDGSPCAESKKDTEIKGARQPSIWDETRRVIIGFSTKQNQYQYDKDGNVRPDYVGGITKNDVDYLNITVCAGPEPDASVADPVGQIINRPQMGSPVRYAECTTLGGGTNGSAGDPGDIVIVATDYNFTFIVLPIFGIQPEMIHLASYRVGRNETFESAQIMNFPPPDPDDGGGGFVYNTPTNTPTPSHTPTNTFTPTNTPTRTPTWTPSITSTPTITRTPTMTRTPTNTPVPSCNLISINRIRFNSNFLDARVRNNNFSPAYLVGSTVSFSPSPLSGRTFDYFQFATRYYDPSNTMNASPISYNGLPGAPNSEIINGGGAQREHRARFTNTAWNGIWNVSLVFEFPGWGTCVVNASINNFTPTPTLTYTPSRTPTITNTPLPSRTPTITYTPSRTPTVSRTPTPSRTPTPSNTPTRTLTPSRTPTRTPTVILPSPTRTPTRTPTRTPTNTPFCTDC
- a CDS encoding pilus assembly protein TadG-related protein, whose protein sequence is MKRSHSLPSLPGEKGQAIILIIFSVIGLLGMAALAIDGGNAYIDSRRAETAASAAALTAALTRIEGGNWRAAALATAAANGYTNDGVTSIVELNTPPLSGPYIGNAEYIEVIITSHLRTYFGSVIGFPTITSVVNVISHSKPAEVGEMFNGYALVSLAPASDCDEQISFSVHGESTINFEGGGLFVNSSNPQCAFISYGNGSIRVRDNSPITIVGGADVQKPQLITPYPFQTGTAFMPYPPPYELPKFGCGEKMAEINEDFPHIMSAGNWEEDIFPPEGVTFLEGGVYCIGGDFIFDSGTLEGSHVTFIVDGDVKFGSTAEIDLSAPMTGDHAGLLLYMPMGNRGVMHLNGNTNSMFTGMILAPSAYIRINGPDSVHGATYHSQIVGYRIESNGQSNIVIKYKDEQNLDSIKMPEVTLVK
- a CDS encoding pilus assembly protein, which encodes MRDTLKKLFQSSKATTALPHKSRAQSLVEFAISLPILILLLTGMVEFGFMLNTYLSVQDAARSTARRYSTINPYNPDGSDNPAFFQDAAQYLAELMAPSNDPGARQLEMDPNRDNVLVSLIGVQVDESTEPATISTIFRHADTSGAAYYKLFNQTNPPTRYTDASIEEYMTADGSQPVDTGFLIIEVHYGYEGTLNLPWTRPFMSPEEPAMMYISVIMPTIYAKPLLNSE